The proteins below come from a single Amphiura filiformis chromosome 15, Afil_fr2py, whole genome shotgun sequence genomic window:
- the LOC140171694 gene encoding armadillo repeat-containing protein 6-like gives MASANKRITQDTFDDVVKENMEEFDMAPEEALQEAIQQFESQGVNLSNIIKTLQIGDGDGVIVHAVLKALEELQSMLNEPEDMVNKEKLVSNLQTFQTECDTDMARRSLAATNKAFQTLYSLTQRYKGDLVLLVKVLDSLCSLCNGQPDLIDEGGMLVLFEIVKENTTNEAVLLSTIKAIRLTCVMHEKNRQTYVKQGLIPLMLTVIKDNKERPLVVREACSTLRGLTVDDDIRVPFGKAHDHAKMIVEEGALKIILETMPVYTGDTVTIGELCSTLGKLAVRNEFCQEIVDLGGLKMVLQILTENVKSQVIVKQVLGMLKAIAGNDNVKVAIVNAGGIVYILEAVNKHIKHPSICEAGCGAIAAITLRQPANCNAVMEANGALVIVTAMQIHKNVDGLQKQACMALRNLVARSREYCDVILELGAESLIRDARKTCDDEAKAALRDLGCEVDLKCLWKGENHQLAR, from the exons ATGGCTTCTGCCAACAAGAGGATCACTCAGGACACCTTTGACGATGTTGTGAAAGAGAACATGGAGGAGTTTGACATGGCACCTGAGGAGGCATTGCAGGAAGCGATTCAACAATTTGAGTCTCAAGGAGTGAATCTCTCTAATATCATCAAAACCTTGCAAATTG GGGATGGTGATGGGGTCATAGTTCATGCAGTACTCAAGGCTTTAGAAGAACTACAGTCCATGTTGAATGAACCAGAAGACATGGTAAACAAGGAGAAACTTGTCAGCAACTTACAAACATTCCAAACTGAATGTGACACGGACATGGCACGCCGTAGCCTAGCTGCTACTAATAAAGCATTCCAAACACTGTACTCCCTTACGCAAAGATACAAAGGGGACTTAGTTTTATTGGTTAAGGTATTAGACTCTTTGTGCAGTCTTTGTAATGGCCAACCAGATTTGATCGATGAAGGTGGTATGTTGGTATTATTTGAAATTGTGAAAGAGAATACTACCAATGAGGCTGTGCTACTGTCAACAATAAAAGCGATACGTCTGACATGTGTGATGCACGAGAAGAACCGTCAAACATATGTAAAACAAGGTCTGATCCCATTGATGCTAACAGTTATCAAAGACAATAAAGAACGCCCTCTTGTGGTGAGGGAAGCATGCTCCACTCTGCGTGGCTTGACTGTTGATGATGATATACGAGTACCTTTTGGTAAAGCTCATGACCATGCCAAGATGATAGTAGAGGAAGGCGCCCTCAAGATCATACTTGAGACTATGCCAG TATATACTGGTGATACAGTAACCATTGGTGAGTTATGTTCCACCTTAGGGAAGCTAGCAGTGAGGAATGAATTCTGTCAGGAGATAGTAGATCTTGGAGGTCTCAAGATGGTCTTGCAGATACTGACAGAAAATGTCAAGAGTCAG GTGATAGTAAAACAAGTTCTTGGTATGTTGAAAGCCATAGCTGGTAATGATAACGTCAAGGTGGCTATTGTCAATGCAGGGGGCATTGTCTACATATTGGAAGCAGTCAATAAGCACATCAAACACCCATCG ATATGTGAAGCTGGTTGTGGAGCCATAGCAGCCATTACACTTAGACAACCAGCCAATTGTAATGCAGTGATGGAGGCTAATGGGGCATTGGTTATTGTAACAGCTATGCAGATTCACAAGAATGTGGATGGTTTACAG AAACAAGCGTGCATGGCCCTGCGTAATCTAGTAGCAAGAAGCCGTGAATACTGCGATGTAATCTTAGAACTCGGTGCAGAGTCACTTATCAGAGATGCCAGGAAGACGTGCGACGATGAAGCCAAGGCTGCACTCAGAGATCTTGGTTGCGAGGTAGACTTGAAATGTTTATGGAAAGGAGAGAACCATCAATTGGCACGCTAG